In Raphanus sativus cultivar WK10039 unplaced genomic scaffold, ASM80110v3 Scaffold3949, whole genome shotgun sequence, one genomic interval encodes:
- the LOC130507053 gene encoding uncharacterized protein LOC130507053 codes for MSYSTILSHNSFLSLATKFTTRGSRQHHRNPLCTLSMARSAVDETSDSGAFQRTASTFRNFVSRDSNSQFPAESGRYHLYISYACPWASRCISYLKIKGLDDAISFSSVKPIWGRTKESDEHMGWVFPDSDAEVQGADPDHLNGAKSVRDLYEIASPNYTGKYTVPVLWDKKLKTVVNNESAEIIRMFNTEFNHIARNPDLDLYPSQLQAKIDEANEWIYSGINNGVYRCGFAKKQEPYEEAVQQVYEALDRCEEILEKHRYICGNTLTETDIRLFVTLIRFDEVYAVHFKCNKKLLREYPNLFNYTKDVFQVPGMSSTVNMNHIKQHYYGSHPSINPFGIVPQGPNIDYSSPHDRHRFSK; via the exons ATGTCTTACTCCACCATCCTCAGCCACAACAGCTTCCTCTCTCTCGCTACAAAGTTCACTACTCGTGGATCTCGTCAACATCATCGCAATCCACTC TGTACACTATCAATGGCTAGATCTGCGGTTGATGAGACATCAGACTCCGGAGCATTTCAAAGAACTGCATCAACGTTCCGTAACTTCGTCTCAAGAGATTCCAATTCTCAGTTTCCAGCTGAATCTGGTAGATACCATCTTTACATATCTTATGCTTGTCCATGGGCTTCTAGATGCATCTCATACTTGAAGATCAAAGGACTTGACGATGCAATAAGCTTCTCG TCTGTTAAACCCATTTGGGGAAGGACCAAGGAAAGTGATGAGCACATGGGATGGGTCTTCCCGGATTCAGACGCTGAGGTTCAAGGAGCTGATCCTGACCATCTTAATGGTGCTAAGAGTGTAAGAGATCTCTATGAGATTGCTAGCCCAAACTACACCGGGAAGTATACTGTTCCT GTTCTGTGGGATAAGAAGCTGAAGACTGTTGTGAACAATGAGAGCGCTGAGATTATCAGGATGTTCAACACCGAGTTCAATCATATTGCTAGAAACCCTGATCTTGATCTTTACCCTTCTCAACTCCAAGCTAAAATCGATGAAGCTAATGAATGGATTTACAGTGGGATTAATAATGGTGTCTATAGGTGCGGTTTTGCAAAGAAACAAGAACCTTACGAGGAG GCAGTGCAACAAGTGTATGAAGCATTAGATAGATGCGAGGAGATTCTTGAAAAGCATCGTTACATCTGCGGTAACACTCTGACTGAAACAGATATCAGATTGTTTGTGACACTAATAAGATTTGACGAG GTTTACGCGGTTCACTTCAAATGCAACAAGAAACTCTTAAGAGAGTATCCGAATCTGTTCAACTACACGAAAGACGTATTTCAAGTCCCTGGTATGAGTAGCACCGTGAACATGAATCACATCAAGCAGCATTACTATGGAAGCCACCCTTCGATCAACCCTTTTGGGATCGTCCCTCAGGGGCCAAACATCGATTACTCCTCGCCTCATGATCGACACAGATTCTCCAAATGA
- the LOC130507054 gene encoding probable hydroxyacylglutathione hydrolase 2, chloroplastic: MLASLQRIVSLPDDTSIYCGHEYTLSNSKFALSIEPNNEALQSYAAHVAELRQKKLPTIPTTVKMEKACNPFLRSSNTDIRRALGISETADDAEALGVIRKAKDNFKG, from the exons ATGCTTGCTTCTCTACAAAGGATCGTTTCTTTACCAGATGACACGAGCATATACTGTGGTCATGAATATACACTG AGTAATTCAAAGTTTGCCTTGTCTATAGAGCCAAACAACGAAGCACTCCAGTCTTATGCAGCTCATGTTGCAGAACTCCGTCAAAAGAAACTACCTAcg ATTCCGACAACAGTGAAAATGGAGAAAGCTTGTAACCCATTCCTCCGAAGTTCGAATACAGATATTCGTCGGGCGTTAGGCATTTCAGAGACTGCAGATGATGCAGAAGCTTTAGGAGTTATCCGGAAAGCAAAGGATAATTTCAAAGGATAA